One segment of Neobacillus endophyticus DNA contains the following:
- a CDS encoding DNA translocase FtsK — MKEERVIFLSWLQNFLQKLKKEEEDDFQSYIPDKEKTDSIPILTKYEKLKELDARISYQYPKGATSRPEIPQKTTEEFLSRRRKKRISEKMNQQEMLETLPILPETKKEQPKRSRIPFHPTEIPSPVHGFLRPAKTKIVEHELSCFTEAEITEQELKRLKLKNEVTAKTTQTTMSALQSDAVIQNKTERPETIMNDLPYTVVLPEKEAVSQIGSTRLEMKESVTIPKVEETSKHVEESITQVSDAEESKEEMGSVSKLTHQAAENPHSLDIKEDVLVNQQPPQRSRRTHLPFNVMMLKQDRLSWEARQRKLEEPKQTQVNRLEQQQELQNVSNTEEIQNVYSTERLQNVPNTEEIQNVYSTERLQNVPNTEEIQNVYRTERLQNVSNTEELQNVYRTERLQNVSNTEELQNVYSTERLQTNEFASSQSREAMDLIPQTSDSKGFQFPETTLLNPPVLEVKDTEWISGQQELLGQTLQNFNVGAKVVHVTQGPSVTRFEVQPDPGVKVNKITNLSDDIKLSLAARDIRIEAPIPGKHTIGIEVPNQSSRPVKISEIIQSQVFQTSVSPLTAVLGLDIEGNPIVTDLKKMPHGLIAGATGSGKSVCINSILVSLLYKASPEELKLLLIDPKMVELAPYNRIPHLVSPVITDVKAATAALKWAVEEMERRYELFAHAGVRDINRFNDLAMEHKRYADKLPLIVIIIDELADLMMMSPADVEEAICRIAQKARACGIHLILATQRPSVDVITGLIKANIPTRIAFSVSSQIDSRTIIDISGAEKLLGRGDMLFLENGSSKPVRLQGTFVTDEEIDLVVNHVRAQQEPNYLFEQEELLKKAQVTEGEDELFYEACEFIIDQGGASTSSLQRRFKIGYNRAARLMDMLEQNGYITGANGSKPREVLITEEELEAIHDSMTLG; from the coding sequence ATGAAGGAAGAAAGAGTGATTTTTTTGAGTTGGCTCCAAAACTTTTTGCAAAAGTTAAAAAAGGAAGAAGAAGATGATTTTCAAAGCTATATACCAGATAAAGAAAAAACGGATAGCATTCCGATTCTTACTAAATATGAAAAATTAAAAGAATTAGATGCGAGGATTTCCTATCAGTATCCAAAGGGGGCAACATCACGACCTGAGATCCCCCAAAAAACTACTGAAGAATTCTTGTCTCGCAGAAGGAAAAAACGTATATCAGAAAAAATGAATCAACAGGAAATGTTAGAAACCCTTCCGATTTTACCGGAAACAAAAAAAGAGCAACCGAAGAGGTCGCGTATTCCATTTCACCCAACGGAAATACCATCTCCTGTACACGGCTTTCTACGGCCTGCAAAAACAAAAATCGTTGAGCATGAATTAAGTTGTTTCACCGAAGCTGAAATCACAGAACAAGAACTGAAACGTTTAAAACTTAAGAATGAAGTAACAGCCAAAACCACGCAAACAACAATGTCTGCTTTACAATCAGATGCTGTTATACAGAATAAAACGGAAAGACCTGAAACAATCATGAATGATTTGCCTTATACGGTTGTTTTACCGGAGAAAGAGGCAGTATCGCAAATAGGCTCGACAAGGTTAGAAATGAAAGAGAGTGTTACCATTCCGAAAGTGGAAGAAACATCTAAACATGTGGAGGAATCAATCACACAGGTTTCTGATGCAGAAGAAAGCAAAGAAGAGATGGGATCAGTATCGAAGCTGACTCACCAGGCTGCGGAAAACCCACATTCTTTAGATATTAAGGAGGATGTGCTTGTAAATCAACAACCCCCTCAAAGGTCACGTCGGACGCATTTGCCATTTAATGTCATGATGTTGAAACAGGATAGGCTGTCTTGGGAAGCACGCCAAAGAAAGCTTGAAGAGCCGAAACAGACGCAAGTAAACAGACTCGAACAACAACAAGAGCTGCAGAATGTGTCAAACACGGAAGAAATACAGAACGTGTATAGCACTGAAAGGCTGCAGAATGTGCCAAACACGGAAGAAATACAGAACGTGTATAGCACTGAAAGGCTGCAGAATGTGCCAAACACGGAAGAAATACAGAACGTGTATAGGACTGAAAGACTGCAGAATGTATCAAACACGGAAGAGCTACAGAACGTGTATAGGACTGAAAGACTGCAGAATGTGTCAAACACGGAAGAACTGCAGAACGTGTATAGCACTGAAAGGCTGCAGACCAATGAATTTGCAAGCAGTCAATCTCGGGAAGCCATGGATTTGATTCCGCAAACTAGTGATTCGAAGGGATTTCAATTTCCGGAAACAACACTTTTAAATCCGCCAGTATTGGAAGTAAAGGACACAGAGTGGATTTCCGGACAACAAGAACTATTGGGCCAGACATTGCAAAACTTTAATGTAGGGGCAAAGGTCGTTCATGTCACACAGGGCCCTTCTGTAACAAGGTTTGAGGTACAGCCTGACCCAGGAGTAAAGGTCAACAAAATTACCAATTTAAGCGATGATATAAAATTAAGCCTTGCGGCAAGGGATATTCGGATTGAAGCGCCAATCCCGGGAAAACATACGATTGGCATTGAGGTTCCGAATCAGAGTTCAAGACCAGTAAAAATAAGCGAAATCATACAAAGTCAGGTTTTTCAAACTTCCGTTTCCCCATTAACAGCCGTGTTGGGCTTGGATATCGAAGGAAATCCGATTGTGACGGACTTAAAGAAAATGCCGCACGGGTTAATTGCCGGTGCAACAGGCTCTGGAAAAAGTGTATGTATCAATTCCATTTTGGTCAGTTTGTTATATAAAGCAAGTCCCGAAGAGTTAAAACTGCTTCTGATTGATCCGAAAATGGTCGAACTTGCTCCTTACAATCGAATCCCTCACTTAGTCAGTCCAGTTATTACCGATGTAAAGGCGGCAACGGCTGCATTAAAATGGGCTGTTGAGGAAATGGAACGGCGCTATGAGCTTTTTGCCCATGCTGGTGTCCGTGATATTAATCGTTTTAATGACTTGGCGATGGAGCACAAAAGGTATGCAGATAAGTTGCCATTAATAGTGATCATTATTGATGAGCTGGCTGATTTAATGATGATGTCTCCGGCAGATGTAGAAGAGGCGATTTGCCGCATTGCCCAAAAAGCAAGAGCATGCGGCATACACCTTATTTTGGCTACGCAAAGACCTTCAGTTGATGTTATTACAGGGTTAATTAAAGCCAATATTCCAACACGGATTGCCTTTTCGGTTTCTTCCCAGATAGATTCTCGCACAATTATCGATATTAGCGGTGCCGAGAAATTATTGGGCCGAGGAGATATGCTGTTTTTAGAAAATGGCTCATCAAAACCAGTCCGTCTGCAAGGAACTTTTGTAACAGATGAGGAAATTGATTTAGTAGTAAACCATGTAAGAGCCCAGCAGGAGCCAAATTATTTGTTTGAACAAGAAGAGCTTTTGAAAAAGGCCCAAGTGACGGAAGGGGAAGATGAATTATTCTATGAAGCCTGCGAGTTTATTATCGACCAAGGCGGTGCTTCCACTTCAAGCCTTCAGCGCAGATTTAAAATTGGCTATAATCGTGCTGCACGATTAATGGATATGCTTGAGCAAAACGGATATATCACAGGAGCAAATGGGAGTAAGCCCCGTGAGGTATTAATAACCGAAGAAGAATTAGAAGCAATCCATGATTCCATGACATTGGGATAA
- a CDS encoding DUF84 family protein, whose translation MRVMIGSKNPAKITAVRNCFSNQEAEIIALDIPSGVSDQPFSDEETIKGAINRAVGALKAGGQIGIGLEGGVQETNSGLVICNWGALASENMKPIIAGGARFLLPEEVAVRLRAGEELGPVMDDYAKKQNVRKHEGAVGIFTNGLVNRVDMFTHVMKLLVGQYLYVKDQNN comes from the coding sequence ATGAGGGTTATGATCGGATCCAAAAATCCTGCGAAAATTACCGCAGTGAGAAATTGTTTTTCCAATCAAGAGGCGGAGATCATTGCATTGGATATTCCATCAGGTGTAAGTGACCAGCCGTTTTCAGATGAGGAAACAATAAAAGGTGCCATAAATCGGGCGGTGGGAGCATTAAAGGCAGGCGGCCAAATTGGCATCGGTCTTGAAGGTGGTGTTCAAGAAACGAATAGCGGCTTGGTTATTTGTAACTGGGGGGCGCTTGCTTCTGAAAATATGAAGCCCATTATTGCAGGTGGAGCAAGATTCCTGCTACCGGAAGAAGTAGCGGTTAGACTGCGTGCTGGGGAAGAACTAGGCCCGGTCATGGATGATTATGCTAAAAAGCAAAATGTACGAAAACATGAAGGAGCAGTTGGTATTTTTACAAATGGGCTAGTAAACCGGGTTGACATGTTTACACATGTCATGAAGCTATTAGTAGGACAATATTTGTATGTTAAGGACCAAAATAATTGA
- the trmB gene encoding tRNA (guanosine(46)-N7)-methyltransferase TrmB — translation MRLRNKPWAQEKIDQNSQYIISTPENYKGRWNEAFEKVQPLHIEVGTGKGRFITEMAKANPEINYIGIEVYKSVIIVALDRLIEAKLPNLKLLNVNAVDLHKYFAKNDVSRVYLNFSDPWPKTRHEKRRLTYKDFLKLYEDIMVDRGEIHFKTDNQGLFEYSLMSFSEYGLLLKYLSLDLHKSGFEGNIMTEYEEKFSERGNRIYRCEVQYQK, via the coding sequence ATGAGACTTAGAAATAAACCTTGGGCACAGGAGAAAATTGATCAGAATTCCCAATATATTATTTCAACCCCCGAAAACTATAAAGGAAGATGGAACGAGGCATTTGAAAAAGTGCAGCCGCTCCATATTGAAGTGGGTACTGGGAAAGGCCGATTCATTACAGAAATGGCAAAGGCTAATCCGGAAATTAATTACATTGGAATCGAAGTGTACAAAAGTGTAATCATAGTCGCATTAGACCGGTTAATTGAAGCGAAATTACCAAACCTAAAACTACTTAATGTGAATGCAGTAGATTTACACAAATATTTTGCTAAGAATGATGTTTCCCGCGTATATTTGAATTTTTCCGATCCATGGCCAAAAACGCGTCATGAAAAAAGAAGATTGACTTATAAAGATTTTTTAAAACTTTATGAGGATATTATGGTAGATCGTGGAGAAATTCATTTTAAGACCGATAATCAAGGATTATTTGAATATTCACTCATGAGCTTTTCTGAATATGGATTATTATTAAAATATCTCAGCCTTGATCTTCATAAAAGCGGATTTGAAGGAAATATCATGACTGAATACGAAGAGAAATTCTCCGAAAGAGGAAATCGCATCTACCGATGTGAAGTACAATATCAGAAATAA
- a CDS encoding aminopeptidase: protein MKDPRIEKLAKNLIHYSVELQKGEKVLIENFGLQRELVSALVKEAYEAGGYPFVLLKDHQIDRVLMMGAQEEQFNMMADFEANVMSKMDGYIGLRSGNNINEHADVPDDKMKIHGNTIGKKVHRDIRVPKTKWVVLRYPTPSMAQLAKMSTEAFEDFYFTVCNLDYGKMDKAMDSLVDLMNRTDKVRLTGPGTDLNFSIKDIPAIKCAGKLNIPDGEVYTAPVRNSVNGTITYNTPSPYQGFTFENVKLTFKDGKIVEAEANDTERINKIFDTDEGARYVGEFAIGVNPFILHPMQDILFDEKIAGSFHFTPGQCYDDAFNGNHSNIHWDMVNIQRPEYGGGEIYFDDVLIRKNGLFVIPELEKLNPDHLK, encoded by the coding sequence ATGAAAGACCCGCGTATAGAAAAGCTTGCAAAAAATTTAATTCATTATTCGGTTGAGTTACAAAAAGGAGAAAAAGTATTAATAGAGAATTTCGGGCTGCAGCGTGAACTTGTTTCAGCACTTGTAAAGGAAGCATATGAAGCAGGAGGATATCCATTTGTCCTGTTAAAGGACCATCAAATAGACCGTGTGCTTATGATGGGAGCACAAGAAGAGCAATTTAATATGATGGCGGACTTTGAAGCCAATGTCATGAGTAAAATGGATGGATACATAGGACTACGTTCCGGCAATAACATCAATGAGCATGCAGATGTTCCAGACGATAAAATGAAAATTCATGGCAATACAATCGGCAAAAAAGTGCATCGCGATATCCGTGTTCCTAAAACGAAATGGGTTGTCTTAAGATATCCTACTCCATCGATGGCCCAATTAGCAAAAATGAGCACTGAAGCCTTTGAAGATTTTTACTTTACGGTCTGCAACCTAGACTATGGAAAAATGGATAAAGCGATGGATAGTCTTGTCGATTTGATGAATCGGACGGATAAAGTCCGCCTAACAGGACCAGGGACAGACTTGAACTTCTCCATCAAAGACATTCCAGCGATCAAGTGTGCCGGAAAACTGAATATTCCTGACGGTGAGGTTTACACAGCTCCTGTACGTAACTCCGTAAACGGAACTATTACCTATAATACACCATCCCCCTATCAGGGCTTCACATTTGAAAATGTAAAATTGACATTTAAGGATGGAAAAATTGTAGAGGCAGAAGCAAACGACACAGAGCGTATTAATAAAATATTTGATACGGATGAAGGGGCAAGGTATGTCGGAGAATTCGCGATTGGCGTAAATCCTTTTATACTCCATCCAATGCAGGACATCTTATTTGATGAAAAAATTGCTGGCAGCTTTCATTTCACACCTGGCCAATGCTATGACGATGCCTTTAATGGAAACCATTCCAATATTCATTGGGATATGGTTAATATTCAGCGCCCTGAATATGGCGGCGGTGAAATTTATTTTGATGACGTGTTAATCCGTAAAAATGGATTGTTCGTAATCCCGGAATTAGAAAAACTAAACCCTGATCACTTAAAATAA
- a CDS encoding PepSY domain-containing protein — protein MNWKSFILGATAGILGGYAVCEMINRTTKVTPDKVLEKVKKQFKQSGPITGSWIHMEEEPYEKQHITYRVYRGGISKINNDENEQYEFIADASTGTLLEVKRLSAEAAS, from the coding sequence ATGAACTGGAAGTCTTTTATACTCGGTGCAACAGCGGGGATTTTGGGAGGTTATGCTGTTTGCGAAATGATAAACCGTACAACAAAGGTTACACCTGATAAAGTTTTAGAAAAGGTGAAAAAACAATTCAAACAAAGCGGTCCAATCACCGGTTCATGGATACATATGGAAGAAGAGCCGTATGAAAAGCAGCACATTACTTATCGAGTTTACAGAGGAGGTATTTCAAAGATCAATAACGATGAAAATGAACAATACGAATTTATTGCCGACGCTTCAACAGGTACTCTTCTAGAGGTCAAACGTTTGTCGGCAGAAGCAGCATCCTAA
- the murC gene encoding UDP-N-acetylmuramate--L-alanine ligase has protein sequence MTIYHFVGIKGSGMSALAQVLHDMKFQVQGSDVEKRFFTQIALEQSGITILPFQKENIKPGMTIIAGNAFPDTHEEIQEAMKLGLPIVRYHRFLGDFMQNFTSIAVTGAHGKTSTTGLLAHVISGAKPTSFLIGDGTGKGEEGAEYFVFEACEYRRHFLSYFPDYAIMTNIDFDHPDYFANIDDVFSAFQEMALQVKKGIFACGDDEQLQKIQAKVPVLFYGFGEENDYQAKNVVKTTHGTSFDVFIRNNFYNTFSIPTFGDHNVLNALAVIGLCHYEEIDVEVVKNRLTTFQGVKRRFSEKKLGEQILIDDYAHHPTEIRATIDAAKQKYPEREIVAVFQPHTFSRTQAFLEDFAASLRLADKAYLCEIFGSAREKNGKLSIHDLQDRVEGSEIISEEDTSILKKHENSVILFMGAGDIQKYQESYEKQLV, from the coding sequence ATGACTATTTACCATTTTGTAGGTATTAAGGGGTCTGGAATGAGTGCACTTGCACAAGTTCTGCATGATATGAAATTTCAAGTTCAGGGATCCGATGTCGAAAAGCGCTTTTTTACTCAGATTGCCCTAGAGCAATCAGGGATTACAATTCTTCCGTTTCAGAAGGAAAATATTAAGCCGGGGATGACAATCATAGCAGGAAATGCTTTCCCTGATACCCATGAGGAAATTCAAGAGGCGATGAAGCTCGGACTGCCTATTGTACGTTATCACCGTTTTTTAGGCGATTTTATGCAAAATTTCACAAGCATTGCAGTTACTGGTGCACATGGAAAAACATCTACGACTGGTTTGCTGGCCCATGTGATTTCAGGCGCGAAACCGACTTCATTTCTAATTGGTGATGGTACCGGTAAGGGTGAAGAGGGGGCAGAATACTTTGTATTTGAGGCCTGTGAATATAGACGCCATTTCTTATCCTATTTTCCAGACTATGCGATCATGACCAACATTGATTTTGATCATCCTGATTATTTTGCTAATATAGATGATGTTTTCTCTGCTTTTCAAGAGATGGCATTGCAAGTTAAGAAAGGAATTTTTGCTTGCGGCGACGATGAGCAGCTGCAGAAAATTCAAGCAAAGGTTCCAGTTCTTTTTTACGGATTCGGTGAGGAAAATGACTATCAGGCAAAAAATGTGGTGAAAACAACACATGGAACAAGCTTTGATGTCTTTATTCGCAATAATTTCTATAATACGTTCTCTATTCCAACATTTGGAGACCATAATGTATTAAATGCTTTAGCTGTCATTGGTTTATGCCATTACGAAGAAATAGATGTTGAAGTTGTTAAGAATAGGCTGACCACTTTCCAAGGTGTAAAAAGAAGATTTTCTGAGAAAAAACTTGGGGAACAAATCTTAATTGATGATTATGCACATCACCCGACTGAAATTAGGGCGACTATTGATGCAGCTAAGCAAAAATATCCAGAACGTGAAATTGTGGCTGTATTCCAGCCGCACACTTTCTCGCGCACGCAAGCCTTTTTGGAGGATTTTGCTGCTAGTCTGCGTCTTGCCGATAAGGCATATTTATGTGAAATTTTCGGCTCAGCCCGTGAGAAGAATGGTAAGCTGTCCATCCATGATTTGCAGGATAGAGTGGAAGGCTCTGAAATAATTTCGGAAGAAGATACTTCCATTCTAAAAAAGCATGAAAATAGTGTCATTTTGTTTATGGGAGCCGGAGATATTCAGAAATATCAGGAATCATATGAAAAACAATTAGTCTAA
- a CDS encoding YtzH-like family protein encodes MPLSHNDQVTLLTDILSNHQTDCCGSVAECEQLERLVKSLMVNTQIDQNVKNILQDIYQYSQKGAQTADLDQHILANQENLSHWVNDIGQFS; translated from the coding sequence ATGCCGTTAAGTCATAATGATCAAGTTACTTTACTGACTGATATATTAAGCAATCATCAAACAGATTGCTGTGGGTCTGTAGCAGAATGTGAACAATTGGAACGATTGGTAAAGTCCCTTATGGTTAATACTCAGATAGACCAAAATGTAAAAAACATTCTTCAGGATATCTACCAGTACAGCCAGAAAGGAGCACAAACGGCTGATTTGGATCAGCATATTTTAGCAAATCAGGAAAATCTGTCTCATTGGGTAAATGACATTGGTCAATTTTCCTAA
- a CDS encoding M42 family metallopeptidase, which translates to MNEQTLKLFETLTELPGAPGNEHLVRQFMKEQLSKYAEEIVQDKLGSIFGVKRGNEQGPTVMVAGHMDEVGFMVTAITENGMIRFQPLGGWWSQVLLAQRVQIMTKNGPVIGVIGSIPPHLLDEAKKNKPMEIKNMLIDVGADHREDAEKIGIRPGQSILPICPFTPMANKKKILAKAWDNRYGCGLAIELLQELEKETLPNILYSGATVQEEVGLRGAQTAANMIKPDLFFALDASPANDMSGDKNEFGQLGKGTLLRILDKSMVTHRGMREFVLDMAETHNIPYQYFVSQGGTDAGRVHLSNEGVPSAVIGICSRYIHTHASVIHVDDYAAAKELLVKLVKTCDKSTVETIKSSS; encoded by the coding sequence ATGAACGAACAAACATTAAAACTGTTTGAAACGTTGACAGAATTGCCTGGCGCGCCTGGGAATGAACATCTAGTTCGTCAATTTATGAAAGAGCAGTTATCCAAATATGCAGAAGAAATTGTTCAGGATAAACTCGGTAGTATTTTTGGTGTAAAGAGAGGAAATGAGCAGGGTCCAACTGTGATGGTTGCTGGTCATATGGATGAAGTAGGATTTATGGTGACAGCAATTACTGAAAACGGAATGATTCGGTTTCAGCCCCTTGGGGGATGGTGGAGCCAAGTTCTACTTGCCCAGCGGGTGCAAATCATGACAAAAAATGGTCCGGTTATTGGTGTCATTGGATCCATTCCTCCTCATCTTTTAGATGAAGCAAAGAAGAATAAGCCAATGGAAATAAAAAATATGCTGATTGATGTTGGTGCCGATCACCGTGAAGATGCAGAAAAAATCGGGATCAGACCAGGTCAGTCAATATTGCCAATTTGCCCGTTTACTCCAATGGCAAATAAGAAAAAGATTTTAGCAAAAGCGTGGGATAATCGCTATGGCTGCGGTCTAGCGATCGAACTGTTGCAAGAACTGGAGAAGGAAACATTGCCGAATATTCTTTATTCCGGGGCAACCGTTCAAGAAGAAGTGGGTCTGCGCGGGGCTCAAACAGCCGCCAATATGATTAAACCTGACCTCTTTTTTGCCCTCGATGCCAGCCCGGCAAATGATATGAGTGGGGATAAAAACGAATTTGGGCAATTGGGGAAGGGAACATTGCTGCGAATTCTGGATAAATCGATGGTAACCCATCGCGGCATGAGAGAATTTGTATTAGATATGGCCGAAACACATAACATTCCGTATCAATATTTTGTGTCCCAAGGCGGAACAGATGCAGGCCGTGTCCATCTTTCAAATGAAGGAGTTCCTAGTGCTGTAATCGGTATATGCTCACGATATATTCATACACATGCTTCCGTTATTCATGTTGATGATTATGCTGCAGCTAAAGAGTTATTAGTTAAATTGGTAAAAACTTGTGATAAATCAACTGTAGAAACCATTAAATCAAGCAGTTAA
- a CDS encoding DUF1444 domain-containing protein, whose translation MQMNSNKMRRELETRLAGDDRVFSYDREKEQMRIESKHTGKGITVSLSGVVAKWHIVKEKAIEEIVYYVEEGLRAMGETLQLTDHEKRIFPVIRSTSFPKEAEEGISFLYDNHTAETRIYYAFDMGKTYRLIDSRIIEKEGWDPSRIKEIALFNVRSLSTPLKEDQVTGNIFYFLNTNDGYDASRILNKGFLNEMENRISGTMVLAVPHQDVLIIGDIRNDRGYDVLAQMTMSFFAGGHVPITALSFLYDDGELEPIFILGKNK comes from the coding sequence ATGCAAATGAATAGCAATAAAATGAGGCGGGAATTGGAAACACGTCTGGCAGGAGATGACAGAGTATTTTCTTATGACCGTGAAAAAGAGCAGATGCGGATTGAAAGTAAGCATACGGGAAAAGGAATAACCGTTTCTTTATCCGGTGTTGTGGCCAAATGGCATATCGTAAAAGAAAAGGCGATAGAAGAAATTGTTTATTATGTGGAAGAGGGACTTCGGGCGATGGGAGAAACTCTCCAGCTAACCGATCATGAGAAAAGAATCTTCCCAGTCATTCGTTCAACCTCTTTCCCAAAAGAGGCAGAAGAGGGCATATCATTTCTTTATGATAACCACACGGCAGAGACAAGAATCTATTATGCGTTTGATATGGGGAAGACATACAGGTTAATTGATTCAAGGATCATCGAAAAAGAGGGATGGGACCCAAGTCGAATAAAGGAAATTGCGCTATTTAATGTTAGGTCTCTTTCCACACCATTAAAAGAAGACCAAGTTACCGGAAATATTTTTTATTTTCTTAATACAAATGACGGATATGATGCCAGTCGGATTTTAAATAAAGGATTTTTAAATGAAATGGAGAACCGGATTTCTGGGACAATGGTGCTTGCTGTACCGCATCAGGATGTGTTGATAATTGGAGATATTCGCAATGATCGAGGCTATGATGTATTAGCACAAATGACGATGAGCTTTTTTGCCGGGGGGCATGTTCCGATCACTGCTTTGTCGTTTCTATATGATGATGGGGAGTTAGAGCCAATTTTTATTCTCGGTAAAAACAAATAG
- a CDS encoding thioredoxin family protein yields MKHLESMEQFEELRNNGKTIFMFSAKWCGDCRFIEPVLPEIEAKFTDYTFIHVDRDQFIDLCQQQDVYGIPSFIAFENGKELGRFVSKDRKTQEKIESFITGLK; encoded by the coding sequence ATGAAGCATTTAGAATCAATGGAGCAATTTGAAGAATTACGCAATAATGGAAAAACGATTTTTATGTTTTCGGCCAAATGGTGTGGAGATTGCCGATTCATTGAACCGGTTTTACCTGAAATCGAAGCCAAATTTACTGATTATACATTTATTCATGTGGATCGTGATCAATTTATTGATTTATGCCAGCAGCAAGATGTTTATGGCATTCCAAGCTTTATTGCTTTTGAAAATGGCAAGGAACTTGGCCGGTTCGTCAGCAAAGATCGTAAAACACAAGAAAAAATTGAATCGTTTATTACTGGATTGAAATAA
- a CDS encoding YtnP family quorum-quenching lactonase yields MESLKIGNVTLTWLSGGVTNLDGGAMFGVVPKPLWSKKYPVNEKNQIELPTDPILIQMDEKNLLVETGIGRGKLSEKQLRNYGVTKESDLGTSLEKLGLRLEQIDYVLMTHLHFDHACGLTELSEGDYVSVFPNAKIITSKIEWDEMRNPNIRSKSTYWRENWEAIESQVETFEESWCLGAIKMIHTGGHSNGHAILIIEDGGELAIHMADLMPTHAHQNVLWVMAYDDYPMSSIAAKEKWISYALDHQAWFTFYHDTFYRAVKWSHDGKQMIEKIIREK; encoded by the coding sequence ATGGAATCATTGAAGATTGGCAACGTGACTCTGACTTGGTTATCAGGAGGCGTTACGAATTTAGATGGCGGCGCCATGTTTGGAGTTGTTCCTAAACCGTTATGGTCAAAGAAATACCCTGTTAATGAGAAAAATCAAATTGAATTACCTACAGATCCCATTTTAATCCAGATGGACGAAAAAAATCTATTGGTTGAAACTGGGATTGGCCGTGGAAAGCTTTCGGAAAAGCAGTTAAGAAATTATGGTGTCACAAAGGAATCTGATCTTGGAACTTCATTGGAGAAGTTGGGCTTACGTTTAGAACAGATTGATTATGTCCTTATGACACACTTGCATTTTGATCATGCCTGCGGTTTGACTGAACTTTCGGAAGGAGATTATGTTTCCGTCTTCCCCAATGCCAAAATCATAACATCCAAGATCGAATGGGATGAAATGAGGAATCCGAATATCCGCTCTAAAAGTACATATTGGAGGGAAAATTGGGAAGCGATTGAATCTCAAGTCGAAACATTTGAAGAAAGCTGGTGTCTAGGTGCTATCAAAATGATTCATACTGGAGGCCATAGTAACGGACATGCCATTCTTATCATAGAAGATGGCGGGGAACTGGCTATTCATATGGCTGATTTGATGCCAACACATGCCCATCAGAATGTTCTTTGGGTAATGGCTTACGATGATTATCCAATGAGTTCAATTGCAGCAAAGGAAAAATGGATTTCCTATGCATTGGATCATCAAGCATGGTTTACTTTTTACCATGATACTTTTTATCGGGCTGTTAAATGGAGCCATGATGGGAAACAAATGATTGAAAAAATTATTAGGGAAAAATAA